One Sulfurimonas sp. DNA segment encodes these proteins:
- a CDS encoding ATP-binding protein: MITPAIGTTELYKQLEILIKTDTPVFIHGSPGIGKSYIVNDIAGKNNLEIVDVRLSQLDAVDLRGIPTISNEQTKWMPPVFLPTDPDSEGILFLDELNSAPLSVQAAIYQLVLDRKIGEYTMPKGWRIVCAGNKIDDKGIVFKLPSPLINRMVHIVLEARYDDFKAWAIKNSIHPFIIGFLGFRPDLLSSEVPASSETNPAFCTPRAWNMLSNIIDSTNEINTIHPVVYGTVGYGAGIEFISFVKVYKTLPDIDAILSGESQSVPEEPSALYALCAAIIEKYENSAQAKNLFAYSKELPVEFAVMLIKDLILKDESIAELDEFEEWLEKYGEYIV; this comes from the coding sequence ATGATAACACCTGCGATCGGTACAACAGAGTTATACAAACAACTAGAGATTTTAATAAAAACAGATACACCAGTATTTATTCACGGAAGTCCGGGAATAGGGAAGTCGTACATTGTAAACGACATAGCAGGTAAAAATAACTTGGAGATTGTAGACGTTAGGCTTTCTCAACTTGACGCGGTTGATCTTAGGGGTATTCCTACTATTTCTAATGAGCAGACAAAATGGATGCCGCCCGTTTTCCTACCGACAGATCCTGACTCTGAAGGTATACTGTTTTTAGATGAGCTTAACTCTGCTCCGCTTTCAGTTCAGGCTGCGATCTACCAACTCGTACTTGATAGAAAGATAGGCGAGTACACTATGCCAAAAGGTTGGCGCATAGTATGTGCAGGTAACAAGATAGACGACAAGGGGATCGTTTTTAAACTTCCTTCACCGCTGATCAACAGAATGGTGCACATAGTTCTTGAAGCAAGATACGATGACTTTAAAGCGTGGGCTATTAAAAACTCTATACATCCTTTCATCATCGGTTTTCTTGGATTTCGTCCTGACTTATTAAGCAGCGAAGTACCAGCTTCTAGCGAGACAAATCCTGCTTTTTGTACACCTCGTGCGTGGAATATGCTCTCAAACATCATTGATTCAACTAACGAGATCAACACTATTCACCCTGTGGTTTACGGAACTGTAGGTTATGGTGCAGGGATCGAGTTTATATCTTTTGTAAAGGTGTATAAAACACTTCCTGACATAGATGCTATTTTAAGCGGAGAGAGCCAAAGCGTGCCTGAAGAGCCTAGTGCGCTTTACGCTCTTTGTGCAGCGATCATAGAGAAGTATGAAAACTCGGCTCAGGCAAAAAACCTTTTTGCATACTCAAAAGAACTGCCTGTTGAATTTGCTGTAATGCTGATTAAAGACTTGATATTAAAAGATGAGTCGATCGCAGAGTTAGACGAGTTTGAAGAGTGGTTAGAGAAGTATGGCGAATACATCGTTTGA
- a CDS encoding VWA-like domain-containing protein: MANTSFDDIFQKVRINFLFNHPFLSVLALSLDTNFTENENSAFETNGYKIDIDLEKLKNYSEDELTYLYAHTLLHIVLKHPYRQKTRDPYIWNQACDIVINNILSSFKNIGQMPSDELVDEDLKDKCVEEVYEVLYKEEEKDNDGGDGEDEESEVKVTPDERGDLKAHQYDESKLDLQEVEDENTSSGEREKLDGIIIQALSIAKKSANHYSGLSIEIDTLIKPEINLQDALKEFLISSLFEKQSTYSRPNRRFVHSGLYLPGNQKSDEFLDVYIALDSSSSVTLDEYKKFLGVVADVCEGFYEYSVKVLPFDIKVKEEHIVEFNSFSTLKEKDFFIPKSDGGTNFDEVLRYLKQTDVRAENLLMVLTDGEFEISESMVCKTLFIINDKKNLTKFESIGRVMEFTL, from the coding sequence ATGGCGAATACATCGTTTGATGATATTTTTCAAAAGGTTAGAATTAACTTTTTGTTTAACCATCCTTTTTTATCTGTTCTAGCACTCTCACTTGACACAAACTTTACAGAGAATGAAAATAGTGCGTTTGAGACAAACGGCTACAAGATAGATATAGACTTAGAGAAACTAAAAAACTACTCAGAAGATGAACTTACATATTTGTACGCGCATACACTTTTGCACATAGTTTTAAAACACCCATACAGACAAAAGACAAGAGATCCTTACATTTGGAATCAGGCTTGCGACATAGTGATCAACAACATTCTAAGCAGTTTTAAAAACATAGGTCAGATGCCGAGTGACGAACTTGTAGATGAAGATCTAAAAGACAAATGTGTCGAAGAGGTTTACGAGGTTCTTTATAAGGAAGAAGAAAAAGACAATGATGGCGGTGATGGGGAAGATGAAGAGAGTGAAGTAAAAGTAACGCCAGACGAGAGAGGTGATCTTAAAGCTCACCAGTATGATGAGTCAAAGCTCGATCTTCAAGAAGTGGAAGATGAAAACACTTCAAGCGGTGAGAGGGAAAAACTGGATGGGATCATCATTCAGGCACTCTCGATTGCTAAAAAAAGTGCAAACCATTACTCAGGTCTGAGCATAGAGATCGACACTCTGATCAAACCTGAGATCAACCTGCAAGATGCACTGAAAGAGTTTTTGATATCTTCGTTGTTTGAAAAACAGAGCACCTACTCAAGACCAAACAGACGTTTTGTGCACTCTGGGCTTTACCTGCCGGGTAACCAAAAAAGCGATGAGTTTTTAGATGTCTACATAGCGCTTGACAGCTCGTCCAGTGTAACGCTTGATGAATACAAAAAGTTCCTTGGTGTAGTGGCTGATGTGTGCGAAGGTTTTTATGAGTACTCGGTAAAAGTTTTGCCGTTTGATATAAAGGTAAAAGAGGAGCATATAGTCGAGTTTAACTCATTTAGCACTTTAAAAGAGAAAGACTTTTTTATACCCAAAAGCGATGGCGGTACGAACTTTGACGAGGTTCTGCGTTATCTAAAACAAACAGATGTAAGAGCTGAGAATTTATTAATGGTTTTGACTGACGGCGAATTTGAGATCAGCGAGTCTATGGTTTGCAAGACCCTTTTTATAATCAACGATAAAAAGAATCTAACTAAATTTGAATCTATTGGCAGGGTAATGGAGTTTACATTATAA
- a CDS encoding ArsC/Spx/MgsR family protein — protein sequence MIFSASKPTIVFYEKPGCAGNARQKKLLKQCGYELDVKDILSNPWTTEELQSFFYGLDKTEIVNESAPDIKNGILKLEKITKDDLIFKMLETPILIKRPLMIFGENKLCGFNTSRLSKVLNVDINMLQEISTCTSEDSCKSV from the coding sequence ATGATATTTAGTGCAAGCAAACCAACGATAGTGTTTTATGAAAAGCCGGGTTGTGCAGGTAATGCAAGACAGAAAAAGCTGTTAAAGCAGTGCGGATACGAACTTGATGTAAAAGATATACTTTCTAACCCTTGGACTACAGAGGAGTTGCAAAGCTTTTTTTACGGTTTAGATAAAACAGAGATTGTAAATGAATCTGCACCAGATATTAAAAACGGCATATTAAAATTAGAGAAGATAACAAAAGATGATCTGATTTTTAAGATGTTAGAAACTCCTATACTTATAAAAAGACCTTTAATGATCTTTGGTGAGAATAAACTTTGCGGTTTTAACACAAGCAGATTAAGTAAGGTTCTAAATGTAGACATAAACATGCTACAAGAGATATCTACATGTACAAGTGAAGACTCATGCAAGAGTGTTTAG
- a CDS encoding YdiU family protein has product MKNFQLSTAHLEKLDKRFYDICRATPLENPFVVSLNKPLLNELGFNLDDLESEEFIGFLNGHYIPSGSIPHANAYSGHQFGYFVPNLGDGRALNLGMSKGHHLQLKGSGITKYSREGDGRAVLRSSIREYLISEAMHALGIPTTRALALIGSDTKVYRQTGESGAILLRSSSSWVRFGSFEFAYLGDKKQERVKNLADFVIEESYSHLKDHPHKYEELYFAVSDRTIELIALWQSVGFMHGVMNTDNMSIAGLTIDYGPYAFMENFQKDFVCNASDYDGRYSFEAQPYIAQWNLSALAKALSPIADEDLLNRYNDTFIGKFKKRYFELMGKKLGLLDYNFDTDKTLITNLLNALEEDKIDYTPFFYNLSNNDTIDMHGSSISLWLKEYYERIKNSSYSKEDIQKCMKETNPKYVLKNYMLQEAIAKAELNDFTLVDDLLKIAQNPFGEHKEYEHYSKPSKPNNTFICSCSS; this is encoded by the coding sequence ATGAAAAATTTTCAACTAAGCACTGCACATCTTGAAAAACTTGATAAAAGATTTTACGATATATGCAGAGCTACGCCTCTTGAAAACCCATTTGTAGTTTCACTAAACAAACCTTTGTTAAATGAGCTTGGTTTTAATTTGGATGATCTTGAATCAGAAGAGTTTATAGGCTTTTTAAACGGTCACTATATCCCTTCTGGATCTATTCCACATGCAAATGCATACTCAGGTCATCAGTTTGGATACTTCGTGCCAAACTTAGGTGATGGACGTGCATTAAATCTAGGAATGAGCAAAGGGCATCACCTTCAACTAAAAGGCAGCGGTATAACAAAGTACTCGCGTGAGGGAGATGGTCGTGCGGTTCTTCGCTCAAGCATAAGAGAGTATCTCATAAGTGAAGCTATGCACGCTTTGGGCATACCTACAACAAGAGCACTAGCACTGATTGGTTCAGATACAAAAGTGTACAGACAAACTGGGGAGAGCGGAGCTATACTTCTGCGCTCATCAAGTTCATGGGTTCGTTTTGGAAGTTTTGAGTTTGCATATTTGGGTGATAAAAAACAAGAACGTGTAAAAAATCTTGCTGACTTTGTTATAGAGGAAAGCTACAGCCACCTTAAAGATCATCCTCACAAATATGAAGAGTTATACTTCGCCGTTTCAGACAGAACTATAGAGCTGATCGCACTGTGGCAGAGCGTTGGGTTTATGCACGGTGTTATGAACACCGACAATATGTCCATTGCAGGACTTACCATAGACTACGGTCCTTATGCATTTATGGAAAACTTCCAAAAAGACTTCGTATGTAACGCTTCTGATTATGACGGACGTTACAGTTTTGAAGCTCAGCCCTACATTGCACAGTGGAACCTCTCAGCTCTTGCAAAAGCACTCTCGCCTATTGCAGATGAAGATCTGCTAAATAGATACAACGACACTTTTATAGGTAAGTTTAAAAAGAGATACTTTGAGCTTATGGGTAAAAAGCTGGGTCTGCTTGACTACAATTTTGACACAGATAAAACACTGATTACAAATTTGTTAAATGCTTTAGAAGAAGACAAAATTGACTACACTCCATTTTTCTATAACCTAAGCAATAACGACACAATAGATATGCATGGAAGCAGTATAAGTCTATGGCTTAAAGAGTATTATGAGAGAATTAAAAACTCATCTTACTCAAAAGAAGACATACAAAAGTGTATGAAAGAGACAAATCCAAAATACGTGCTTAAAAACTATATGCTTCAAGAAGCTATAGCAAAAGCCGAGCTAAACGACTTTACACTTGTTGATGATCTGTTAAAAATAGCACAAAACCCATTCGGTGAGCATAAAGAGTATGAACACTACTCTAAACCCTCAAAACCAAACAACACATTTATATGCAGTTGTTCATCATAA
- a CDS encoding aldo/keto reductase: MKEKISFGTYRTTFQNPIHYEALNFALDSGINSIDTSSNYMYGEAEVLIGESLKGRNREEFSIVSKGGYIQGPNMQRLNEGFEIEDVVKYDPRCYHSISPMFLEDQIENSLKRLQSDYLDTYLLHNPEYYLMTELKSSATDEDIDKHHAIMQERIKKAFTFLEEMVKKGKIKSYGISSNSFAKKDNDYHFLEYRHLIDYAKEIAGDDHHFKVMQLPMNMYEKDGVPAAKWAHENGLEVHVNRPLNAFYMGGMLRLASYDKCNEFEELHSEITKIDNKHLNIVVKDLIENQNRFGFAGDVDETIDYQVIPYLIQNAQVPDEHFKLIDDFLNCYKQNVKHSLSTITAKKIGLEEPMDKHALEFLTKKHYIDKVLVGMRTKEYVSKVLSY, from the coding sequence ATGAAAGAAAAAATATCATTTGGAACATACAGAACAACTTTTCAAAATCCAATCCATTACGAGGCATTAAACTTTGCACTTGACTCAGGCATAAACTCTATAGACACATCTTCAAACTATATGTACGGTGAAGCAGAGGTACTTATAGGTGAGAGTCTAAAAGGAAGAAACAGAGAAGAGTTCAGTATTGTTTCAAAGGGCGGTTATATACAAGGTCCTAATATGCAAAGACTAAATGAGGGCTTTGAGATAGAAGATGTTGTTAAGTACGATCCAAGATGTTACCACTCAATCTCTCCTATGTTTTTAGAAGATCAGATTGAAAACTCTCTAAAAAGACTTCAGAGTGATTATTTAGATACTTATCTTTTACACAACCCTGAATACTACCTAATGACTGAACTAAAAAGCTCGGCTACAGATGAAGATATAGACAAACACCATGCAATTATGCAAGAGCGCATCAAAAAAGCGTTTACATTTTTGGAAGAGATGGTTAAAAAAGGCAAAATAAAATCATACGGTATAAGCTCAAACTCGTTTGCAAAAAAAGACAACGATTACCACTTTTTAGAGTACCGCCACCTAATTGACTATGCAAAAGAGATTGCAGGTGATGATCACCACTTTAAAGTTATGCAGCTTCCGATGAACATGTACGAAAAAGACGGAGTACCTGCTGCAAAATGGGCACATGAGAATGGATTGGAAGTTCATGTAAACAGACCTCTAAACGCATTTTATATGGGTGGGATGTTAAGACTTGCAAGTTACGATAAATGTAACGAGTTTGAAGAGCTACATAGTGAGATTACTAAAATAGACAACAAGCATCTCAATATTGTCGTAAAAGACTTAATTGAGAATCAAAACAGATTTGGCTTTGCAGGTGACGTTGATGAAACGATTGATTATCAGGTGATCCCTTACCTTATACAAAACGCTCAAGTGCCTGATGAACACTTCAAACTAATAGACGACTTTTTAAACTGTTACAAACAAAACGTAAAACACTCACTAAGTACAATAACGGCTAAAAAGATAGGTCTTGAAGAGCCAATGGACAAACATGCGTTAGAGTTTTTGACTAAGAAACACTATATTGACAAAGTACTTGTCGGTATGAGAACAAAAGAGTATGTAAGTAAGGTACTTTCATACTAA
- a CDS encoding ATP-binding protein yields MNPQSAKRAISHLVERKVPIFLWGPPGIGKSSIVKQIANESDVEYIDLRLSLLDPTDLRGIPFFDAKNDKAIWAPASFLPEDKGSKGILFLDELNTAAPMVQASAYQLILDRKIGEYELPEGWAIVAAGNRESDRGVVFRMAAPLANRFVHLDMEVSLPDWQEWAKASDIDQSIIAFSSYRPDALFSFSAQNDSKAFATPRTWEYVNEIIKSEPEDDLLMDLIKGAIGEELAASFLGFRSVASSLPNIDDILSGESNKVPEETAALHILCTSLTMRINDETRAAELDNLLRYTLNLPGEFAVMIVQDLRQRDIGLDYIKSWPLWIKQFNSLMK; encoded by the coding sequence ATGAATCCACAAAGTGCCAAAAGAGCCATATCTCATCTTGTAGAAAGAAAGGTGCCAATCTTCTTATGGGGACCTCCGGGAATCGGTAAGAGTTCTATTGTAAAGCAGATCGCAAATGAAAGCGATGTTGAGTACATAGATCTAAGGCTTTCACTACTTGATCCTACAGACTTAAGAGGTATTCCGTTTTTTGATGCAAAGAACGACAAAGCTATCTGGGCACCTGCTTCATTTTTACCTGAGGACAAAGGCTCTAAAGGTATTTTATTTTTAGATGAGCTAAACACTGCCGCACCTATGGTTCAGGCTTCTGCATACCAGCTGATCCTTGATCGTAAAATTGGTGAATATGAGCTACCTGAAGGCTGGGCGATCGTAGCAGCGGGTAACCGTGAGAGTGATCGCGGTGTTGTGTTTCGTATGGCAGCTCCGCTTGCAAACAGATTTGTACACTTAGATATGGAAGTAAGCCTTCCTGATTGGCAGGAGTGGGCTAAGGCTTCAGACATCGATCAGTCTATCATAGCGTTTAGTTCGTACAGACCAGACGCGCTTTTTTCTTTCAGCGCACAAAATGACTCAAAAGCATTTGCAACACCAAGAACATGGGAGTATGTAAACGAGATCATTAAAAGTGAGCCTGAAGACGATCTTTTAATGGATCTGATCAAAGGTGCGATCGGTGAAGAACTTGCAGCTTCATTTTTAGGTTTTAGAAGTGTAGCTTCATCACTTCCAAACATAGATGACATACTCTCAGGTGAGTCTAACAAAGTTCCAGAAGAAACGGCAGCTCTACATATACTTTGTACATCACTTACTATGCGTATAAACGACGAAACAAGAGCCGCAGAGCTAGACAACCTTTTAAGATACACCCTGAATCTTCCAGGCGAGTTTGCCGTGATGATCGTTCAAGATCTAAGACAAAGAGATATAGGGTTAGACTACATTAAAAGCTGGCCTTTATGGATCAAACAATTTAACTCTTTAATGAAGTAG
- a CDS encoding VWA-like domain-containing protein — protein MDAYTLLTKAKSQLTAKHPYFGMLASRLKHEENQKIDSYASNGVRFIYNPEYILERSMDELFFILTNCVMHHVLSHSARKLDRKGALWQLATDFAINNMLKKNKFKIPDGANYNNEFRNMYSEEIYDVLKEQIQESSGKNSYDDAELLSSFIKDKGGDSSIFQKVQKMAVEKIEDEWDYAASLAKEVANKKSSTPLGLERFAKKAKTNDIDWKFELYNAINRHMRNNYAFMPPNKKHLYRGVALPSLASDTLSLIVAIDTSGSIREDVLGAFIAEFKSIMQNFPSVAIELLIADAKVHSHYTFIGGDDMDFALKGGGGTDYRPVFDYVEQNLPMSSMLLYFTDGDGIFPRIPPPYEVLWALSQNKNKVPFGRKLQIFA, from the coding sequence ATGGACGCATATACACTCCTAACAAAAGCAAAGAGTCAGCTTACTGCCAAACATCCGTACTTTGGTATGCTCGCTTCAAGGCTGAAGCACGAAGAAAACCAGAAGATAGACTCTTATGCAAGTAACGGTGTTCGCTTTATATACAACCCTGAGTATATACTAGAGCGTTCTATGGATGAGCTGTTTTTCATACTCACTAACTGTGTAATGCACCATGTACTCTCACACTCTGCAAGAAAGCTTGATAGAAAAGGTGCTCTTTGGCAATTAGCCACAGACTTTGCGATCAACAACATGCTTAAAAAGAACAAGTTTAAGATCCCAGATGGTGCAAACTATAACAATGAGTTTAGAAATATGTACTCAGAAGAGATCTACGATGTTTTAAAAGAACAGATTCAAGAATCTTCAGGCAAAAACTCTTATGACGATGCAGAACTGCTTTCAAGTTTCATAAAAGACAAGGGCGGCGACAGCTCCATATTTCAAAAAGTACAAAAGATGGCAGTTGAAAAAATCGAAGATGAGTGGGACTACGCAGCAAGTCTTGCAAAAGAGGTAGCCAACAAAAAAAGTTCAACTCCGCTTGGACTTGAGCGCTTTGCAAAAAAGGCAAAAACAAACGACATAGACTGGAAGTTTGAGCTTTACAATGCGATCAACCGCCACATGAGAAACAACTACGCTTTTATGCCTCCAAACAAGAAGCACCTTTACCGCGGTGTAGCTCTTCCTTCACTTGCTAGTGACACACTCTCGCTGATCGTTGCGATCGATACATCCGGCTCGATTCGTGAAGATGTTTTGGGCGCGTTTATAGCTGAGTTCAAGTCAATCATGCAAAACTTCCCATCAGTTGCAATAGAGCTTCTGATCGCTGATGCAAAAGTGCATTCACACTATACTTTTATAGGTGGGGATGATATGGACTTTGCTTTAAAAGGGGGAGGTGGGACTGATTATAGACCCGTGTTTGATTATGTAGAACAAAACCTGCCTATGAGTTCTATGCTTTTGTATTTTACAGACGGTGATGGGATCTTCCCACGCATACCGCCTCCGTATGAAGTTTTATGGGCGCTTTCTCAAAACAAGAACAAAGTCCCATTTGGCAGAAAGCTACAGATCTTTGCTTAG
- a CDS encoding BRCT domain-containing protein translates to MEIFTKFNRKDIQDRQIDTLVGLSKGLIADGKVNQSEAEFLLSWLVQNRNTTDNPIIHNLLEKVDSMLEDGILDSEESTELLGILQLISGEKSELGESFKTTSLPINNPMPQVAFEGASFLFTGTCAYGTRKQCQEAIESLGGINAKGVTKTLNYLILGTYVTDSWAHESFGRKIEKAMDYRDNGVPLIIITEEHWINEAKL, encoded by the coding sequence ATGGAAATATTCACGAAGTTTAATCGAAAAGATATTCAGGATCGTCAGATTGATACCTTAGTTGGTTTAAGCAAAGGTTTAATTGCTGACGGAAAAGTTAATCAGAGTGAAGCTGAGTTCTTGCTTTCATGGTTAGTACAAAATCGTAATACTACAGATAATCCAATAATACATAATCTTCTTGAAAAAGTTGATTCTATGCTCGAAGACGGAATCTTGGATTCTGAAGAATCAACTGAATTACTTGGTATTCTTCAATTAATTTCTGGTGAGAAGTCAGAACTAGGTGAATCATTCAAAACTACTTCTTTACCAATCAATAATCCTATGCCTCAAGTAGCTTTTGAAGGTGCATCATTTCTGTTTACTGGGACATGTGCATATGGTACACGTAAACAATGCCAAGAAGCCATTGAATCATTAGGTGGCATAAATGCTAAAGGAGTGACTAAAACCTTAAACTATCTTATTTTAGGAACATATGTTACTGATAGCTGGGCTCACGAAAGTTTTGGTCGAAAAATCGAAAAAGCAATGGATTATCGAGATAACGGTGTCCCATTAATAATAATCACTGAAGAACATTGGATAAATGAAGCTAAATTATAA
- a CDS encoding GNAT family N-acetyltransferase: protein MVRLATLDDIDVLNKLLKSLFTQEAEFKVDVKKQTKALKKIIKSKSIGDIFVVEKKGKVVGMVNILYTYSTALGKKVAILEDMVVLKKYRKNGMGTKLLKKVLKILNDSGVERVTLLTDFDNVDAHRFYKKEGFKKSSMVVYRR from the coding sequence ATGGTAAGACTTGCTACTTTAGATGATATAGATGTTTTAAACAAACTTCTAAAATCTCTGTTTACTCAAGAGGCTGAATTTAAAGTAGACGTTAAAAAACAGACTAAAGCGCTAAAGAAGATCATAAAGTCAAAAAGCATAGGTGACATTTTTGTAGTAGAGAAAAAGGGCAAGGTTGTAGGTATGGTAAACATACTCTACACTTATTCAACTGCTCTTGGCAAAAAGGTAGCAATACTTGAAGATATGGTTGTTTTAAAAAAATACAGAAAAAACGGTATGGGCACAAAGCTTTTAAAAAAGGTTTTGAAAATACTTAATGACAGCGGAGTTGAGAGAGTTACACTTTTGACTGACTTTGACAATGTTGATGCACACAGATTTTACAAAAAAGAGGGCTTTAAAAAGTCCAGTATGGTTGTATATAGGAGATAA
- a CDS encoding EAL domain-containing protein encodes MEFEENNFFHERDDLFKTFLDNTHDMLFILKIADNGVDIVYANDTAKNKLGYSLKEMNDLGIENFRKPLLNSGSFSEHIENLKSKGIETDYATLTCKDKTEFPIEVNAKIIHHDNVDYNVAVVRDITDRLDYETQLEKEIESKTKKLNENIHQLKSYKDAMDENSIVTISDPQGKIKYANDKFYEICGFEKDEVIGKNHNIVRHPDVPKEVFTDMWNTIQSKKIWRGKLKNLTKDGRTYVVQAVIVPVLDDNEEISEYIATRYEITDIVNKQEKIENLLITDGLTGLYNRFHLNETIHSAGSNASIALIDINSFHEINDFYGDEIGDKVIVKLSNILSKRLKNNYKLFHLSGDEFIVFNDGIERDIFIAEMIDVNNLLNTKTLTINDKTFYLNTTVVLSFEAQDNLIPSVHLAKTFAKQNGLNFNIYTNENPLEKEYKSNLTWSNRIKQAINDDRITVFFQPIVDTNTQEIIKYESLVRMISIDNEIISPYFFLDKAKKSNQYNKITQIVIDKTLDAMTKYGIKCSINLTIEDIQNEQTKYYVYEKFEEFDRCEDIALELVESEGIENFDEVNEFITTIKSYGCKVAIDDFGTGYSNFEYLLKLNADTIKIDGSLIKEIDENQDHYDIVKTIVSFAKIKNLKVVAEFVSSESIHEKIKELNIDYSQGYLFSEPKPME; translated from the coding sequence ATGGAATTTGAAGAAAATAATTTTTTTCATGAAAGAGATGATCTCTTTAAAACTTTTTTAGACAACACGCATGATATGCTTTTTATATTGAAAATTGCTGATAACGGTGTTGATATAGTATATGCAAATGATACTGCAAAAAATAAGCTTGGTTATTCATTAAAAGAGATGAATGATTTAGGGATAGAAAACTTTCGAAAGCCATTACTCAACTCAGGCAGTTTTTCAGAACATATAGAAAATTTAAAAAGCAAGGGAATTGAAACTGATTATGCAACTCTAACATGTAAAGATAAAACAGAGTTTCCTATAGAAGTTAATGCAAAAATCATACATCATGACAATGTAGACTATAATGTAGCTGTAGTAAGGGATATTACAGATAGACTGGATTATGAAACTCAATTAGAAAAAGAGATAGAGTCTAAGACCAAAAAACTAAATGAAAATATACACCAGCTAAAAAGTTATAAAGATGCTATGGATGAGAACTCTATAGTTACTATATCTGACCCGCAAGGTAAGATTAAATATGCCAATGATAAGTTTTATGAGATATGTGGATTTGAAAAAGATGAGGTTATAGGCAAAAATCACAATATAGTAAGACACCCTGATGTTCCAAAAGAGGTGTTTACGGATATGTGGAATACCATTCAGTCAAAAAAGATTTGGCGTGGAAAACTTAAAAACCTGACTAAAGATGGTAGAACATATGTAGTTCAGGCCGTAATCGTTCCTGTACTTGACGATAATGAAGAAATAAGCGAATATATTGCTACAAGATATGAGATAACAGATATAGTAAACAAACAAGAGAAGATTGAAAATCTGTTGATTACTGACGGGTTAACAGGTCTGTATAATAGGTTTCATCTTAACGAGACAATTCACTCTGCAGGTTCAAATGCCAGCATAGCTCTTATAGATATAAACAGCTTTCATGAGATAAATGACTTTTACGGTGATGAAATAGGAGATAAGGTTATTGTTAAGCTCTCCAACATTTTAAGTAAAAGACTAAAAAACAATTATAAGCTGTTTCACCTTTCAGGCGATGAGTTTATTGTTTTTAACGATGGTATAGAACGTGACATATTTATAGCTGAAATGATAGATGTAAATAACCTTCTAAATACTAAGACATTAACTATAAATGATAAAACATTTTATCTTAACACTACGGTAGTACTCTCTTTTGAAGCTCAAGATAATCTAATTCCTTCAGTTCACCTTGCTAAGACATTTGCAAAACAAAATGGACTTAACTTTAATATATATACGAATGAAAACCCTTTAGAAAAAGAGTATAAATCAAATCTTACTTGGTCAAACAGAATTAAGCAAGCAATAAACGATGATCGTATAACTGTATTTTTTCAGCCTATTGTAGACACAAATACACAAGAGATTATTAAATATGAGTCATTGGTTAGGATGATAAGTATTGATAATGAGATTATCTCACCATACTTTTTTCTGGACAAAGCAAAAAAATCTAACCAGTACAACAAAATCACTCAAATAGTTATAGATAAAACTCTAGATGCTATGACAAAGTATGGAATTAAATGTTCTATAAATCTAACAATTGAAGATATTCAAAATGAACAAACAAAATATTATGTTTATGAGAAGTTTGAAGAGTTTGATAGATGTGAAGATATAGCACTTGAACTTGTTGAGTCTGAAGGTATTGAGAATTTTGATGAGGTAAACGAGTTTATAACAACTATAAAATCATATGGATGTAAGGTTGCTATAGATGACTTTGGAACAGGTTACAGCAACTTTGAGTATCTTTTAAAACTAAATGCAGATACGATAAAAATAGACGGTTCACTTATTAAAGAGATAGATGAAAATCAAGATCACTACGATATTGTAAAAACTATTGTATCGTTTGCCAAGATCAAAAACTTAAAAGTTGTAGCAGAGTTTGTCAGCTCGGAATCTATACATGAAAAAATTAAAGAGTTAAATATTGATTACTCGCAAGGATATTTGTTCTCAGAACCTAAGCCTATGGAATAG